From the Antennarius striatus isolate MH-2024 chromosome 15, ASM4005453v1, whole genome shotgun sequence genome, the window GCTCACATATATTATATTTGGACACTAAAGTTCACTGCAGCGTTGATGTAATGCACACGAGATGACCCCAAGATTCATTACTCACTATAATTCTGATGACCTTCCTTCTGATGAAGGCTGGATCAGATACCTCTACGGGACTCAACGGTGAGACGTTGCAAACACAGGACTTTCATCATAAATGTCCTGTTCCGTCTGTTCATGCACTCCACTTTCCTTTGGCCAGAGCTCACTACCTTATTTTCACAATGCCAAGCTATTAAACCAACCTCACTGGTACTAGAGTCTCTCTTTCCATAATAACTGGACAGACATCACATGCAAGCAGTCAAAACACAGGGaatgttattttttgttctgcatgtgaataattaattttgtACACTCCTGCCAAAATATTTAGCACAGGTTTTCAGAGAAACCCTAAACGAAACTGGAACAGAATGCAGATTAAcataatgtttttaatctgtatattgtatatgtatTTGCAGACATTTAAAGCAAATATAACCATTGCGATGTCGTCCAAACAGAGAATCATGTAAAATACAAGTCCACTAAGGGTTTTGTTATAACATGTAGCAAATGCACAGGTCATCTCGGGTCATTCCACTACGCTTGCTCTTGCCAGGCAGCACAAGATAAGAGCCGCCTCATCCAACCCTGAATAAACTCAACCAGCACCACAGGAACCAGCACTACCTGACAGACATTTCATTTattgcagcagcagaaacacaaagtgaACTTTAACAGTAACAATAGCTCAGTTGCTCTAAGAAGAACAAATACGACTGCCATCCAAAACATTGAACAACCTTTCCTGATATTCTCATTGGTGACAACAGTTTACTTGATTTCAAAGAGATTCTGTATCTCAGTGAAGCAAGTCTtggttaaataaatgtaaataaaattgatGGTTGATATTTCAGTAGCAAGTCTTCTATTTTGGGATGTTGTATTCATGCTCACTCCGCTGCACTTTTAAGAACTTGGCACTAAATGAACCTTTGAGAAATtgatatttatttagttttgctTTTTGGCCCCTCAAACTTTCCttaatactgtaattatatatatatataataaagatTTAATCTCAATTGTATGTTGACGCTAGACTGTCCTTGAGATCTAGTTAGGTTTATGAACAAACAGTAGTTGGGTGGGGTTAGCAGAAGATGCTTTGACTAAAGAGAGGTTAAAGTGAGTGTCTTCTCAACATGACTGGATAACGTCTCGTTCAAGGTCTCCACTTTAGATGCCATAAAGATGGCTATAAAATGTTCCAGTGGCAGAAAAACTACCCTGTTCATTGGTTGAAGTGGTCTCAGGCCTGTAAACATTTCATCTAAATGTGgtgtatgtatatattgtaGAAACGCTAATGTGACACAGAATACATCACATGTGAATATCTGTGGTTGGAAGTGTAGCAGAGTCAACATGTTTTTCACGACTGGGCTGTACTCTTCCTAGCTGTGGTGAAAAATActtgatgttttaaaaatgtaaacgaTTTGCACACCACTATTTTCATTTCCTGATGCTATTTACAATAGTTATAGTTCTAGAAATTATTTCCACCTTGAATGAGTACAATACAAAAGTACCAATTATGCTTTAGTGTGTTGGTTGTGGTTTATTAAAGGACTATTTTTATATCTAAATATTTATCAtgcatttatttgaaatattgatATTGTGTATTTGTGACATTACTACCTGTTATTCAGTGAACTGCACTTGTTCGTCTCATCGGAGCTCAACTTTCTGACTTATTGACTGACTataagcttcttcttctttggtatGTCGCAAAGACCCCCAGCTGATGAAGAGAGACCACCAGCGGGATAAATTCCTGCATTTACTTGAAGTGAGGCTCAGGTCGGGGCTGTTTTGGAACCACACATCTTCAACACTTGTTCAGTGTTCCCTGATCCCCAGAGATGATTGGCTGACAACTGGGTGGGTGgataagagaaaaacaaacattgccACAGGCTTTGCCACTCTGCACCTGCATCGGTTGACTGCCTACACTTTGCTTTAGCCTCGGGTCAGATATCCTCTCTCACCCTAccagctcatccatccatccatccatccatctatccatccatccatccatccatccatccatccatctatccatccattcatccatccatccatccgtctatccatccatccatccatccacctggTTGCTCCACTTTCTCCACACAGCCATGAGGATCGCTGTCGTTACCGTTGTTATGGTAATGTGTGCAACGGTGGCTCATGCAGATGTGAGGCCGCAGAGAGATTTCAACCTGCAGAAGGTAAGGTGGAAACACGTTTCGTTTTctatcatttgtttttctcttgtttgcTGTCGATCAAGCTACAACCTGCtttgtgagtgcatgtgtgtgtgtgtgtgtgtgtgtgattttccaTTTTTGGACATGAGAGGTTAAGAGAGGTAATCGGTGACCAACGTTAGGTAGAGCATCAATAGTTCCTTTTTAAAGCAAGACCAGTTTAATAGGTAACTAGTAGAAGCATTTTAATGtattcatctttatttatcaAAAGGTCACACAGACTTATTAAtggaatgaatcaatgaaaaaTTAAGTAAAACTTGAAATAATCCtgacttcatcttttttttttcccatcaattTTCAACAAGCAAGACATGAAGCAATGTTTAGAACATGTTGCTGCAGGTAAAATGGATCTGTATGAACAAGGAGGCAGGTGTTATTTGTCAGTGTTTCATCAGGATTCAACATTTACATTTCCTTCATCCGGTCGGCGTTAAAGGAATCTCTGTACAGATATGAAGAAATGCTGTGGTCGGCAGAATTTGCACTGTAGTACAAATAAAGCTCAGTTGGTCCCCTGCTGGGGCCCTTTAGGCTAAAAATGTAGACTTTTAAACACTTGCATCCAAAACAAGCAGCCACAACATGGTATggttcagaaagaaaaataatatttgcttTTCCAATGTCTATACTTTGTGACTTAAATAGCTATTCACTAaggcaccaaaataaaaaaaacccaaaaaacaaaaaacccaacaaaaaacgAAAAATTAAAGTGTCTTCAGCTACTTTAGAAAATAAGTTAACCTCTAGGGACAATTTTTTGTCTGAGATTTGtcgacagagagaaaaacacctGTCTAatagttaaaaataaacaaactgctGACATTTTATTGAAGCTTCAGAAAATTTTACTTTCAGAACATGTAAAAAcgaacaaaaaccaacaaaaaactaAAGGTAGTTGTCAAATGGTAGATGAATTAATCACCACAATCTTCGTTAATATGACAaattaattgtgtttgtgtgtgtgtgtgtgtgtgtgtgtgtgtgtgtgtgtgtgtgtgtgtgtgtgtgtgtgtgtgtgtgtgtgtgtgtgtgtgtgtgggtgtgggtgtgtgtgtgtttatgcgtgTTTATATGTGTTTAGTTTGCAGGAAAATGGTACAGAGTGGGTCTGGCCTATGATTCTCCGAAGTTTGTCCCGTACAGAGACAAACTGAAGGCCTCTGTGGGCATCATCACCGTACTGCCAAACGGCAATGCTAACCTCACCATGTGGGACGCCACGTGAGTACGTGTTTGACTGTCAGGGGTAAGAAGTGAGGTTTAGAAAAGATGAAGTGTGCTTGTGGTGTGTGCTTCAGACCAGCAGGCTGTCGGATTAAGGTGTACCAGTATGAGAAGACCAATGTGGCTGGACAGTTTACCTACTTCAGTACACGTGAGTGGTAAAACACTGATATTATAATGCCATGGAGTTACATATTATTCAGTGTTATTTTACATTCAACAGTATTGTACTGAAGTGTTGCCTTTTTCTATTTAAGAACTAAAATGGTTACTTGTTGAATTTTTCCTCACTTTAATAGTGGGTTGTGTCTTTAATAAGGAATTCTGATTTTTGATTataattttgatatttattagacaatgtaaatatttgattaGAATTCACAGCAGTCATACACAACGTGTAAATTCTCCACCTGCAACAGAAGAAGTCCAGACAGGCAATATGATCAAGATTTTCACCGTTCTTTGTTCACTTGAGTTTGGACGATTAGTTCTTATGTAATGCAGTGGAACAATGAGACAGTACAACAAGCTTGTCACCGTCTGTATTTATGCTTATAAATCAGCCTGGCAGAGTCTGACATCCACAATGTTTAATGACATGAACACTGTGTTAAATATTCAAGAAACACACCATTATCACAGGTGTTTAAGCATCTCTGATAAACCCAATACTTTCACATCAtaagtttatatttaaatacaatgTTAATGTTTggattaatttaatgttattttccaTCAGGTCACAACATGGTGAAGGACATCACAGTGGTGAGCACAAATTACACTGACTATGCTTTGGTCATCAAACACAAGGTTTTTCACAGGGAATACACACAGGTGGCACTTTACGGTGAGGCACAAACACATTtgtatatacatttacattacatttaaaagtgTGCCCTGAAGTTAGACATTATGtgtctctctgtttttttctcaggtCGCTCTCACACTGTGAGAAATAGTGTAATTCAGAGGTTTAGAGCCTTCGCCTTGTCAAAGGGTTTCTCCAGTGATTCTATTCTAACTCCACCTCCTGCAGGTAAAAtagggcaaacacacacacttctacaggcacgcacaccacacacacacacacgcacatgcacacgcatgcacacacacacacacacacacacacacacacacacacacacacacacacacacacacacacgcacacacacgcacgcacacaaacagaagTGTATGACTGAAGTTTTCATAGTTTTTGTGTATTCTGGCCAACAGAAAATTGCCCACCATCAGCATCTGGACATTAGTGAGTGTTTGTTGTCTTTAAAATATGTACGTTTGGAAGTGTGAGGGAGTTCAGTACTACACAATTTTGgttaaaacattttgtgactTCCCACAGGTCGCCTAATGTTCCCAAGACGAGGGTGGCAGCATATTCAAAtgagcttttcttttctgtgcagcAATTTTTCTAAGCATGAAATACTACATAAGTTTGTCTCTCTTCCTAGAAATCATCGTTTCAGATTCACGATGATAATTAACAAATAGTTGCTAAAAAATACTCATCATTCTATTTTCTGTACAACACTTCTACTTTGCTCCCATACTGACCCCCAGGGACAACAAACAgtaattttaaagtgttttatttagtgTGGTTGATGTTTTTTATTAGTCGTAAAACTGTTTTATATAAAACTGTTGAATAATATCTGAGCTTTGAATAGTCCCCTGAGCCTATTGTATAGAATCACCTGGGATGTTTGACTGTTTTGACATAcgtgaataaaaaacaatgttaACCTCCAGACTCTCTCAAATAAATTTTGGGATGTGTGATCAGGAATGGTTCACACTGCAAGTGCAATTCCTCAtatggccaccagggggcagatgttctccacagagtccagacccgAGCTTTCTTTCACGTCTCCTGATGAAGAGCTGCCTGCTTCTAAAGCCAACAATATACACTAATATCAAATGATCTATAATGCAACTATTATGAACTGGACACAGTGAGAAGTTCTACTAAAGGCACCGAGTGTAAAATTAGGCAACATGAAATTTTGCACCCTTTACAACACTTTGACAAATACATATTATTCCAGCAACTCATCTGTGATATTGATTGTTTGTTTAAGCTTCAAATTCTGAAGTCCACTGCTGATTGATGAATGCTATAGGggtcaacaaacacacaggatcACAGAAAATCTGTGATGCACTCACACGGGgcaggacagacaaacacacatacagatagtCAGAATTTTGCCACATGAGATTTTGTGGTGTAGCTGGAAGGAAATCAAATCTCTAGTTGGCCTCTGGGTGTCTGATGATATGCAGTCAGCAGGTATGGTGTCTATACTGGTTGTGGGGTTGGCCTGTTTCCTCCAAGTGGTCATTGTAGTCCCGGCACCTCTTATCCTCCCACAGGAAAACTTTGATCTAAGCAGggtgagtgttttttttctatattactttgttattataatttaatattagTTTGTTAGTATAACATTACGTTATGAGCAGCTGTGTGTTACTCCTTATGTGTGTAATTCCTATATTTGCCTCAAAACAAATATTCTATTTCCTTTGCAGTTCATGGGGACGTGGTATGAGACGGTGGTGGTTTCCACGTGTCCTTTTTACATGCAGCGCAAGAGAGTCAACCCCATCATCCTGGCACTGGAGCTGAAGCATGTTGCCTCTGAGAGAAATTTCACACTGATGTCTTCCACTTACAGGTCAGAATTACATTTATTCACATGTGGTGTAAAGTGTTCCTTGTAACACGTATCGTGTTTGCACACAtgttatgtttttgttcatgCAGGAATGGAACATGTAAGCAGACATCTACCACTTATGATTTGACCGACTCTCCAGGACAATTCTTCCATCACGTTGCAAGTACGTTTTCTGcagttctgtcctgatgtcatggtaacaagtttttttttgtgatgttgaaTTAAAGCACAAATCTTTGTCTAAAAATAACATGAATTGACAAATCTGTCAAGCAATATGTCGTGAAAATGTTTCAGGATTTGGAGCAGATGTTGATTCCTTTGTGGTTCATACCAACTATGATGAGTATGCAATGATGGTCCTGATTAGCATAGAAAGACCACTGGAAATCAAAACCACCACAGTCAAGCTTTATAGTGAGTGATGTTTTTATACAGCCTAACAATACTGAATTAAATTTTGCTTGTCATTGTTTGtcattctgtttgtcattttcataCCGCTCTCACATCAATTCATCTGTCGTCTGAAATCTAAATAATCGATCTTGGCGCACACACATGTGTCACATCAAGACTGGAATCATATCTCTTCAACCTAGTGATGTGAACACAGCTATAGTGTAACTTTATCTTCCTCAGGTCGAACTATGAATGTGACAACTGCTGTGCTGGACGACTTCAAAACACTGGTCAGACAACATGGAATAAACGACGGTGTGATCATAATCAATAAGATGACGGGTACAGACACATACATGCAGGAACTGCACAGGTTTGGCATTACAAATATGATAAAAGCGTTCCAACGTAGGTACACCGCCTTCTGTCTCATTCTCTTCTCAGGTGAATGTGTTCCAGGCAAGCAGGTGACAAAGTCTCAGGTCAGGGATTCACACCAGAATATTCTTAGATTAAAATTACATGTTAAAACTATGGCATCTGTTTGCATGAGGAATTAATCACCTGCTCCAGAAAACTTGTGTTTCTGTCATTCAGATTCTGGCCGTGCCCGCTGTAATATCCATACGAGAGGATGACACTGGTAAAATTTAGTCTTCAATCAGGTCAGACCAAATCAGCATATGAAGGTCACATCAAATACACTTATCAATTTTTTGCTTGAAAATTAACCTACTTCTGAAACACCATTTGCCCCAAAAACACATATTTGGCAGTAGAACTGTCAGCTATCAAGGGCATTTCAAGCTTCCATATGTTAAATGTTAGTGGTATTAATCAAtcagaataattaaaaatgtggcAAGAGACATCAGGAGACAAATATCTAATTGGTGTCATTTTATGAACTTCAAGAACCATTGCAATGTTCTTCTCAGCCATGTGGGTTATGgtagatctctgtgttgaaaaAAGTCAACTAGACTTGCAAGAAAAGCTTGAAGATGTgttacctctcatccaagaggctagTTTCAGATAATGTTAACAAAGTGGGGGTGGAGGTTGAGTCATAAAGAGAGCTGTTGAAACCCAGTCTTGCAGGTTTCACCTATGGGTTGTAGACTTCCAGGAAGTCAGAGTCACCTTAAAGTTATTTGAatgattgttgttttgtttgagcTTCCTGGGGAGGGAACCCAAAACTACATTATATGTGGAGGACAGCTGATGGGGGAGACTTCCTCCTCTGTTGAGGAATGGCCACTAGAGTTTTACACTAATGGCTTTTAACCTTCCAAACCCTCTGTTTTCCTTGGCCAAGATGTATATCTTTTTATCGTCAAACGAATGGCCCTTGTCtttcctgttgggtttctctgtctgtaaaaaCACTTCCAAATATCTGTTAATGTGATTAtacgctttacaaataaaagctgattgaattgttgattgatttttattttttttgtctccatgtacagtacatgtctAGGCAGTCCTCACTGGATTGACCTGCATACATTACACCAATCAGCTTTTGTCTGGGTGTCTTATTTTAGGGTgaacaaacatctgtcaggaTGTTGGTGAATGTTAAGTCGACtttgatgttgtgtttattaGAGATCCATTTCAATTTCTGATGTCCCCACCACATTGGGCTTGATGGCATCTTTTCACTTGCCTTTATTTTGGGTCTTCTGGTGGTTTTAACCAATGGCCTGTTGGGACATCCATATGTTAATTATTTGGTATGTTTCTTCTTATTTTGGACCAGACGGTGTCAGGTCTTGATAACTTCTAGCTTGCGTTGTAGATGGTGGTGAGAGTGTGGGTGGGTTTCCTGAACACTTCTACACTGAGGGTTCCATTCCTGCCAATCTGCAGTgcacagtcaaaaaaaaaaggccaagtTGTTTTTCCTGACATCTCTGTGAATCCTTCCACTTCCTGGATTTTGATTTTAACCGAGGTGTAATTTATGTACCTGAAGGTTTGCATTCTGCAGTGGTTGGCTATTACTAGTCATGAGGCACAGTGTGATGCTATATACACTGTTTTCAAACGGTTGTTACTGCTTTTGTGATGGAGATGCAGGTCAAGACTGATTTGACATCATAGGAAACCAGTTTTAGATCTACTACCTTAGTGACAAAGTCACTTGGTGTTACCAATCACAGATCTTTGGACGTTGTTGTATGTTACAGCGTTGATACTGTTGATGATTGACCTGACTGGTGCTCTTTCCATTCAGTTGGCTTCAACACACAGATATATGCAACTGTGAGCGTACAAGCACTCACGCCCACATTAACACAGGTCTTCCATTGCAGGATGAGAGCTAAATGAAGTGGAGCGTCATCACACACAGTCACCACGCTGACATGATATTACACTGAGAATAAATCGTTATCATAAGTTGGTAAAACactgttttgcatgtttttacTTCCTATAGATACATTATATTGTATACTGTTTGAATACAACATGGCAGTGCTATATATCAGTCTTCTATTTTGGAATCCTAATGCTTTGAACATCAAACTCTATTTTAAGTTATGTAAAGTTGCAAAAGAAAACCATGAATTATTTTATATGACCTACGTGTTACCAGAAACTTTTAGTTCCTGCTGGAATGTGTTTGACTGAATTGCTTTACATAATATCTGCTAAGTGACAAATGAGGGCCCAAATGCACTTCTGTGTTATAATAAATAGAAGATGAATTAGCTTTAGTTATTATTTAGTTGTGTTAGTTGAACCTAGATTTcaaattacaaatatatattttcaacATTCTTTAATTGATTGATCTGTTTTGATCtgtttattataaaataaacagatgatGTATAAGAAGAAAATGTCAATGCATATTTTTACTAGTTTTTTATGATGTTGATttcaaattccaaaaaaaaaaactgcacatgtatgtattttaaatattcacaaaGCACAAGATGAAACATGAAGTTGTTACTCATTAGACTGTCAGATCATGACACGTATTGATTTACTGATATCCAatatttaaatatctgtttccAGACAATTCAGAGCACAAAGTGAGAGTCAGGCAAGTAGAACTTTGCtcttttacttgtttgtttttgcttttctgtgGGAGTTAGTACATATAAAGTGTATACACGACACAGGTCGATGTCCTGTCCTCCTTGAAAGGGTTGATAAAGGGTTTTAGTTGGGTAAGGAGTGGACTTGTACCTGGGATTCAGTGTTGCAGACTTCAGggacaagcagacagacaggcgaacaggatgcagaagacggtgATTCTCTTATCCCTGCTGGTCCTGGGATGGACCTGGACTATCCAGGGGCTTCCTTCATTCCCTAAATCCCAATTCCTGACGCAGGTTGGTACTTCCTACTATCTACCTACTACTACCCCCTACATAATGTTTCGCAGACTTAACATAGAGGCTCTGAAACCTTTAATATGTTAATGGCTGAAAAGGAATTACATTTGAACAGAAAATACAACCTCGTATGACTTTCATGAATTAAAGTCACAGAATTCTGGACAAAGGTTGTTCAGGTTTTTGATTCCCATATCAGCCACTATGGTCTCATTGACCATAGTGGCTTAGAAGGAGTTTTACAAATATATCAGTTTTACAAATTGACAATGTCGGAATTAATTAGATGAACAAAACTATGAAGAGCTTTTACTTCTTGGCGTGTCCTGGAAATTTCCCACGAGTCATTTTAATTCACGAGCATTCGTTCTAGTGGTGTTTGAAATTAATGTATCATAAAATcatatttgtatttcttttcgGGATGATGCTGTTGTAGCTATTTGTGGTTATGCATTACTGTTTTAATATCTGAAATTTGACAATGGTGACAACCACTTTAGGACCATTCATGTACCTTAAttacttgtttgtgtgtgttaaacttTTATtcgataaaagaaaaaaatactgatgaAGATAAAATTCTCAACATATACTGATGTAATATTACACATATTACATACTATACATATTATATACTGATGTAATGTCTGTATTATCATAGCCAACAGGAAGATGGAGTTTAGCACCAAAGC encodes:
- the ptgdsa gene encoding neutrophil gelatinase-associated lipocalin gives rise to the protein MRIAVVTVVMVMCATVAHADVRPQRDFNLQKFAGKWYRVGLAYDSPKFVPYRDKLKASVGIITVLPNGNANLTMWDATPAGCRIKVYQYEKTNVAGQFTYFSTRHNMVKDITVVSTNYTDYALVIKHKVFHREYTQVALYGRSHTVRNSVIQRFRAFALSKGFSSDSILTPPPAENCPPSASGH
- the LOC137608478 gene encoding protein AMBP-like isoform X1, coding for MQSAGMVSILVVGLACFLQVVIVVPAPLILPQENFDLSRFMGTWYETVVVSTCPFYMQRKRVNPIILALELKHVASERNFTLMSSTYRNGTCKQTSTTYDLTDSPGQFFHHVARFGADVDSFVVHTNYDEYAMMVLISIERPLEIKTTTVKLYSRTMNVTTAVLDDFKTLVRQHGINDGVIIINKMTGECVPGKQVTKSQILAVPAVISIREDDTDNSEHKVRVRQVELCSFTCLFLLFCGS
- the LOC137608478 gene encoding protein AMBP-like isoform X2; protein product: MQSAGMVSILVVGLACFLQVVIVVPAPLILPQENFDLSRFMGTWYETVVVSTCPFYMQRKRVNPIILALELKHVASERNFTLMSSTYRNGTCKQTSTTYDLTDSPGQFFHHVARFGADVDSFVVHTNYDEYAMMVLISIERPLEIKTTTVKLYSRTMNVTTAVLDDFKTLVRQHGINDGVIIINKMTGECVPGKQVTKSQILAVPAVISIREDDTGKI